A single genomic interval of Coregonus clupeaformis isolate EN_2021a unplaced genomic scaffold, ASM2061545v1 scaf1135, whole genome shotgun sequence harbors:
- the LOC123486319 gene encoding interphotoreceptor matrix proteoglycan 1-like isoform X2: MKLDKDVPHNMTKAVHCVLEDFCNTASKRLDIEIDSRYLDIEPADQANPCKFLACNEFSQCMVNSWTEEAECLCDPGYSTMDGLPCQSICNLDPDYCFNGGLCEIIQGHGATCRSPDSSTQPDTTS, from the exons ATGAAATTAGACAAAGATGTGCCACATAACATGACAAAGGCTGTGCACTGTGTGCTCGAAGACTTCTGCAACACTGCATCTAAACGACTAGACATTGAGATTGACAGTCGCTACCTGGACATAGAACCTG CGGACCAAGCAAATCCCTGCAAGTTCTTGGCCTGCAATGAGTTTTCCCAATGTATGGTAAACAGTTGGACTGAGGAGGCTGAGTGTTTGTGTGATCCTGGCTACAGCACTATGGATGGCCTGCCCTGCCAGAGTATTTGTAACCTAGATCCAGACTACTGCTTCAACGGGGGCCTTTGTGAAATCATCCAGGGCCATGGAGCCACCTGCAG